One Bosea sp. 124 genomic window, GATCCCGATCGGCACGCTCTACGATCCGTTCATCTCGCGCGGGCTCGATGCGCTGAACTATGCCTGCTATCAGGACGCCCGCTTCATGGTGGTGGCGACGCCGTCAGGCGTGACGCTGGCGCCGGAGGGCGGCGCGCATCAGTCGATCGCCACCCCTCTGATCGGCATGAGCCAGGACGGCTTGTGTGCCTTCGAGCCGGCTTTCGTCGACGAGTTGGCCGTGATGATGCGCTGGTCCTTCGAATATTTGCAAAAGGATGGCGAGGGTGACCCCGACGAGCGCACCTGGCTGCGCGACGAGACCGGCGGTTCGGTCTATCTGCGTCTCTCGACGCTGCAGCTCGAACAGCCGCAACGGGTGATGACGCCCGAACTCGAAGGCGAGATCATCGATGGCGCCTACTGGCTGCGCAAGCCCGGGCCGAACGCCTCCGTGGTCATCGCCTATACCGGCGCGGTCGCGGCCGAGGCGATCAAGGCTGTGGGATTGCTGGGCGAGGACCGGCGCGATGTCGGCCTGCTCGCCATCACGTCGGCCGACCGGCTCAATGCCGGCTGGCAGGCGGCCGAGCGGGCGCGCCAGCGCGGCAACCACCGCGCGACCAGCCATGTCGAGCGTTTGCTCGGCGACCTCTCGCGCGATTGCGGCATCGTTTCGGTGCTGGACGGGCATCCGGCGACGCTGGCCTGGCTCGGCAGCGTGCATGGCCACAAACAGAAGGCGCTCGGCGTCGAGCATTTTGGCCAGACCGGCACGGTCGCGGATCTCTATCGGCATTTCGGCATCGACGCGAACGCGATCGTCCATGCCGCGCAGGCGGCTGCTCCGGGGCGGCCGGTGCGCTATCTGAAGGCGCTGCCGTAAGCGCCAAACGTCATTCCCGGGCGCCGCCCGGGAATCTTATGACAAAGCCATGCTGGTTTTCGAGATGGCCGGGTCGAACCCGACCATGACGCCGTCCGCTCAGAAGCGCGGCGTCTCGAAGGTGTTGGCGAACGGATTTGCGCCGGCGCCGATGCGGCCGGGCAGGGTCTCCTCGCCATAGAAGCTGCCGGTGTTGGAATAGGCCGGGGCCGAGGCGAAATGCTGGCTGGCATAGCGGTTCATCGAGCCGACAGGGACGACGTTGCCGAGGTCGAAATAGCTGCGCTTCTGGACGGTGATGCGCAGCGGGCCGCGGCGGCTCTGCGCCTCCGCGATCGTGGCCAGAACGGTCGACGCCGCGATGGAGATGGCAAAAACGGCGGCAAGACGCTTGAGCGAAGCCATGGCGACGAGATCTCCGGAACAGCGGCAACCCGCTTGATGTGGGGACGAAAACTTCACGGTGAAGAGTAGACTACCGTAGTTAACGATTTTGTCAGCGCGACCAAAGCGACAAGCGCTTCGGAAGGCCCTCGCGCCCCGGCAAAGTGACGCGATCAGCGCTTCGGCTGCGGCTGCGGCTTCGCGGGGCTGGCCGCTGCGCTCTTGGTGCGCAGCGCCGGCGTTGAGCCGTCGGCGTCGAGCCAGGAGACCTTGCGGCCGGAGGCGGAGAGGCGCGGGGGTGCACAGCCGGGCTGCCGGCTCAGCTCCGTGCGGGCGAAGGCGGTGCGCAGGGTGCGATCGTCGCCGGCATTGAGCAGGTCGATGCGGTCGATCAGGCAGACCAGTTGCTGCCGGTCGGCGGGCTTGCCGTCGCCGCCGCACCACCAGCCGGCCAGCGAGAGCGGCAGGGCGCCGCTATCCATCCGGAACGCGATGCAGGGCCTGCTGGCCTCGCCGTCGTTCAGCGTCGCGTCGGCGGTCTCGACCGGGCCGAAGCGCGTCTGGATCGCCGTCGGCGTGCCACTGCGCTGCACCGACATCGCGCGCGAGGCGGCCTCGCGCACCAATGCGATGATGAAGGGCTGGGAGAGATCGCCGCGGCCATGCTCCACGGTCAGGCGCAGCAGCAGATGCGGCTTCGGCTCGGCGAAGCCGCCGAAACCCAGAATGTCCTCGCGCTGCGAGCCGTCCGCGCTGCGGCGCGCCTCAAGGGTAGCGGAGGAGCGGTCGAGCTCGGGCGATTCCAGACCGAACATCGGAATCGGTCTGGTGATGGCGATCCAGTTCTCCCGGCCGCTGAGGTTCTGCCGCGGCTCCTGCCAGACGTTGCGGACAGGACGGGTTTCCGGCGCCGCCGGCAGGGTCAGGCTGGCGATCGTCGCCTCGCTCTTGGACGACAGGGCGGTGACGAGCGTGGCGGTCAGCCCGATGCCGGTCGCGGCGGCGATGCTGCGCCAGACCAGCCCGCTGGTGAGGCGCAGGCTTGGCACGCGCAGCAGGACGCGCAGATGCCGCAGGCCGGCAAGACTGCGCCACAGGCCGGCGAGGCCGCGCCAAAGATAGCCGAAGCCGGTCTCGATGCCATCGGCAAGGTGGATCAGGGCGGCGGCAAGGTCGATCGTCGCGAGGCGCGGCCATATGCCGGCCAACCGGTCGCCGAGCGGCCAACGGCCGTTCAACCAGCCACCGTCCAGCCCTGGCCGGAGATGCGGAATGACTGGCCAGGAGAGCCTGAGCCGGTCGCGCAGAAGCGATGCGATATGACCTGACAAGACGCCGAACCCGCGTTTCCGCGTTGCTCCCCAGCAGCGCGGTCGTCCTCACCGGCGCCGAGGGTGAGGGCAGGCGGGTCAGCGGGCGGTTACCGCGGCGGGGGAATCGCCGCTTAGCGTGAACGGGCGGTCAACAGGCAGGGTTAATGCGAGCCGGAGCTGGTCCGGGGCCGACAGGCCCGGTCACGGCCAGATTGACTTTTGACCGTCTACGGTGTTCTCACATCGTCGTGGCATGCGGGGCGAGCGCCCTGGATGGCACTGCGAAGCTTCAGCCTTGCGGAATTGGCCCTGTGACTGTCCGTCTTACGACGAAACGCACGACCAAACCGGCGACCGGGACCACCGGGACGCCACGCTGAATTTCGCCTCGGTTCCGGGACCCTCCCCCCCGGCGGGGGCATGATGCCGAACCCGCCTCGATCCCGAGACGGACGGCGCCCAGGGGGAGACCAAAACCGGTTTCATCCAAAAGGATCATCACCATGAGCTTCAAGGTCGCGATCGTCGGCGCTACCGGCAATGTGGGCCACGAGATGCTGGACATCCTGGCCGAGCGCGCCTTCCCGGTCAGCGAGGTCGTGGCGCTCGCCTCCTCGCGGTCGATCGGCACCGAGGTTTCGTTCGGCGACCGGACGCTGAAGGTCAAGGCGCTGGAGCATTACGACTTCTCCGACACGGACATCTGCCTGATGTCGGCTGGTGGCGAAGTCTCGAAGGAATGGTCGCCCAAGATCGGCGCGCAGGGCTGCGTCGTGATCGACAACTCCTCGGCCTGGCGCATGCATCCGGATGTTCCGCTGATCGTGCCGGAGGTGAACGCCGCCGCCGCGGCCGGCTTCACCAAGATGAACATCATCGCCAACCCGAACTGCTCGACTGCGCAGCTCGTCGTCGCGCTGAAGCCGCTGCACGACCGCTACGTCATCAAGCGCGTCGTGGTCTCGACCTACCAATCGGTCTCTGGCGCCGGCAAGGAGGCGATGGACGAGCTCTTCAACCAGACGCGCTCGATCTTCGCCGCAGGCGAGATGGTCACCAAGAAGTTCCCCAAGCGCATCGCCTTCAACCTTATTCCGCAGATCGACGTCTTCATGGAGGACGGCTTCACCAAGGAAGAGTGGAAGATGATGGCGGAGACCAAGAAGATCCTCGACAAGAGCATCAAGCTGACCGCGACTTGCGTGCGCGTGCCGGTCTTCATCAGCCATTCCGAAAGCGTCAACATCGAGTGCGAGAAGCCGGTGACGGCCGACGAGGCACGCGAGGTCCTGCGCGCGGCGCCCGGCATCCTCGTCATCGACAAGCACGAGCCCGGTGGCTACATCACCCCGCACGAGGCGGCCGGCGAGGACGCGACCTATATCTCGCGCATCCGCGAGGACAATACGGTCGAGAACGGCCTCGCCTTCTGGTGCGTCTCCGACAACCTCCGCAAGGGCGCGGCGCTGAACGCGGTGCAGATCGCCGAAGTGCTGGTCAATCGCAAGCTGATCCAGCCGCGGCAGAAGGCGGCCTGAGGCGGCCCGCTCCGGCATCCCTTGAACGAGGCGGGCTTTGCGGCCCGCCTTTTTCGTTTCCGGAGGCGAGTGTCACGATGGCGTGAGCCGCGGCGGTGAGGCCCGGCCTGCGGTGCGTTGCTGCATGCAGGTCGTTCGATCTTTGCGCAACCGTCGCCGAGCAAATCGACTAGTGTCGCGGCTCCCTTGCGACACGACGTTGACTTGCCAAACGCTCCCCATCCCGAACCGCCGCCGCTGCCCAGGGCCGAGCCGACGCCGCCCATGCGTCATGATGCGCCGTTTCGCGGCATCGCGCTCGTCCTGCTCGCGAGCATCTTCCTGACCTCGGCCGACATGGTCTCGAAGCTCCTGACGCTCGAGATCCCGCCGCTGCAGGTGGCATGGCTGCGCTATGGCACCTTCAGCGTGATCATGCTGGCGATCGTCTGGCGCCGCGGCGGCATCGAACGGCTCCGGACGCAGCGGCCGATGCTGCAGTTCCTGCGCGGCATCGGCGTGCTGGCCTCCTCGATCTTCTTTGTGACGGCGCTGCGCTATATGCCGCTCGCGGATGCGACGGCGACCGGCTTCGTCGCCCCGCTTTTCGTCACCGCGCTGTCGATCCCGATTCTCGGGGAGACGATCGGCTGGCGGCGCTGGACGGCGACGCTGATCGGCTTCGTCGGGGTCGTCATAGTGGTGCGGCCCGGTGGGGCAGGCTTCCACATCGCTTCGCTGCTGGCGGTGATTTCCGCGTTCGCCTGGGCTTTCGCGATGATCATGACGCGGATGATGAGCAGGACGGAGAGCCCGCTCGCGACGCTGACCTATTCGGCGACGATCGGGTTCGGCCTGACCAGCCTAGCGATGCCGTTCCTGTGGGGACCGGTGACGCCGGTGATTCTGCTGATGGGAATCTTCGTCGGCGCCTCGTCGACTGTTGGGCACTGGCTGATCGTCCTGGCCTATCGCCACGCCGACGCTTCGCTGCTCGCGCCCTTCTCCTACATACAGCTGCTCTGGGCTTCGCTCTTCGGCTTCCTGATCTTCACCGTGCTGCCGGATGTCTGGACGCTGGTCGGCGCCGTCATCATCGCTGGCTCGGGCCTTTATACCGCGCATCGCGAACGGATCCGGGCGAAGTTTCCGGGCTGAGCCACGGATCTCCCGTTCCGTCGCGCCGGCTTTTCTCAAAAGCACGCCCCACGCCCCGGACGGATGACTTATCGTCTCGGCGTGCCGTAGCGCGCGAGGAACATCTCGACCGCGGAGGCGACGACGCGCGCAATCTCCGCCTGCGACGGCGGCTCGCGATGGGCGTTGAACAGGCGCGGCCGCAGCATCGTCGACTGGCAGAGATCGATGAACTGCACGGCGGCGAGATAGGTGTCGTCGATCGACAGCAGGCCTCGCTCGACTTTGTCGGCGAGGAACTGCGACAGGCGATGGGCGCCCTGCTTGGGGCCTCGCTCGTAGAACTCGCGGCCAAGATCCGGCATCCGCTCGGCGACGCCGATCACGATGCGATGCGCGCTGACCGCGAAATCGCCGCAGAGGAGTTGCACGAGCCCCTCGCCGAAGCTGGCGAGGGCATGGCCGAGATCGGGATCGTCGCTCAAGGCTGCATAGACGCCCTGCTTCTGCATCTCGCGCTCGCGCTCGATCAAGGCGACGAAGAGATGCTCCTTGTCGGCGAAATAGACATAGAGCGTGCCCTTCGAGACTCCGGCCGCCGCCGCGATCTCGTTCATGCTTGCCGCGTCGAAGCCCTGCGCTGTGAAGACAGCATGCGCGCCGTCGAGAATCTGGCGGCGTTTGTCGGGGTCCATGCCCGCGACGCGGCGATTGCGCGCGGCGGGTTTAACGATCAGCTTAGCAGTTTGGTTCATTGTCTCATCCGGCAGCCAGACGGCGTGCTTGAAAAAAGAATCGAACCAAACGGTTCGATGCGGCTTGATATGCGCGAAGCGCCGCGCTATTTCAAGTTCAATCGAACCGACTGGTTCGAATTGTTTTGATCAGGACCAGGCCATGGTTGCCGATATCATTACCCGCCTGCGCAGCGACCGACTCCAACTCGTCGATCCGGCGCTCGAGACCACGCAGCCGCCGGCAGAGTTGCGGCGCAGCGCGGAGGAAGCGCCCACGCGAACCACGACACCGGCTGCCCCGTTGCCGAAGGCCATGACGCTGCGACGCGCCGGGTTGATGCTGCTCGGCACGGCGGCAGTGGGTGCCGGCCTCTGGTTCGGCGGTGGCTGGTGGCTCAATGGTCGCTTCATCGTCTCGACCGACGATGCCTATGTCGGCGCCGAGATGGCGACGATCTCGGCCAAGCTCGCGGCCAATATCGCGTCCGTCTCCGTGACCCAGAACCAGGAGGTCAAGGCCGGCCAGCCGCTAGTCGCGCTCGACGACGGCGATTGGCGCCTGGCGCTGGAGAGCGCCCGTGCCAAGAGCGCGACGGCCACCGCGACGCTCGCGCGCATCGACAGCCAGATCGAGGCCGGCCGCGCCAGCCTGCTGCAGGCGCTGGCGCAGCAGACCTCGGCCCAGGCGGGGGTCACGCGCACCGTCGCGGATTTCGCGCGCGCCAGCAGCCTCGCGGCCAAGTCCTTCGGCTCGCAGGCGACACTCGACGCAGCGACGGCCGCGCGCGATCAGGCGAGGGCCTCGTTAGGCAGCGCCCAGGCCGGCGTCTCGGCGGCCCAGGCGAATATCGAGGTGCTGAAGG contains:
- a CDS encoding aspartate-semialdehyde dehydrogenase, which encodes MSFKVAIVGATGNVGHEMLDILAERAFPVSEVVALASSRSIGTEVSFGDRTLKVKALEHYDFSDTDICLMSAGGEVSKEWSPKIGAQGCVVIDNSSAWRMHPDVPLIVPEVNAAAAAGFTKMNIIANPNCSTAQLVVALKPLHDRYVIKRVVVSTYQSVSGAGKEAMDELFNQTRSIFAAGEMVTKKFPKRIAFNLIPQIDVFMEDGFTKEEWKMMAETKKILDKSIKLTATCVRVPVFISHSESVNIECEKPVTADEAREVLRAAPGILVIDKHEPGGYITPHEAAGEDATYISRIREDNTVENGLAFWCVSDNLRKGAALNAVQIAEVLVNRKLIQPRQKAA
- a CDS encoding DMT family transporter, giving the protein MRHDAPFRGIALVLLASIFLTSADMVSKLLTLEIPPLQVAWLRYGTFSVIMLAIVWRRGGIERLRTQRPMLQFLRGIGVLASSIFFVTALRYMPLADATATGFVAPLFVTALSIPILGETIGWRRWTATLIGFVGVVIVVRPGGAGFHIASLLAVISAFAWAFAMIMTRMMSRTESPLATLTYSATIGFGLTSLAMPFLWGPVTPVILLMGIFVGASSTVGHWLIVLAYRHADASLLAPFSYIQLLWASLFGFLIFTVLPDVWTLVGAVIIAGSGLYTAHRERIRAKFPG
- a CDS encoding TetR/AcrR family transcriptional regulator → MNEIAAAAGVSKGTLYVYFADKEHLFVALIEREREMQKQGVYAALSDDPDLGHALASFGEGLVQLLCGDFAVSAHRIVIGVAERMPDLGREFYERGPKQGAHRLSQFLADKVERGLLSIDDTYLAAVQFIDLCQSTMLRPRLFNAHREPPSQAEIARVVASAVEMFLARYGTPRR
- a CDS encoding HlyD family secretion protein, with the protein product MVADIITRLRSDRLQLVDPALETTQPPAELRRSAEEAPTRTTTPAAPLPKAMTLRRAGLMLLGTAAVGAGLWFGGGWWLNGRFIVSTDDAYVGAEMATISAKLAANIASVSVTQNQEVKAGQPLVALDDGDWRLALESARAKSATATATLARIDSQIEAGRASLLQALAQQTSAQAGVTRTVADFARASSLAAKSFGSQATLDAATAARDQARASLGSAQAGVSAAQANIEVLKAQRIEGARQVDELRVAEQKAERDLSFTKVNAPIDGLVANTNVQIGDLVSAGKRLMSIVPLDQVYVDANFKETQVGPLKIGDRATITVDALPGQVFQGKVSGIAGGTGSVFTLLPPDNATGNFTKIVQRVPVRIALAPEAAGRHVLRPGMSVVVKIDPRPASER